A portion of the Colius striatus isolate bColStr4 chromosome 1, bColStr4.1.hap1, whole genome shotgun sequence genome contains these proteins:
- the TMEM60 gene encoding transmembrane protein 60 isoform X2, whose amino-acid sequence MGEQPPRALTAASGEPPAAPNGLPGLEGRRRHRGGEGGGDNEFERRRGCPVTLERGRMWKNISALKGIIKSPKISDFQRKLFLHCFTEPVT is encoded by the exons ATGGGCGAACAGCCTCCGCGCGCGTTGACGGCAGCGAGCGGGGAGCCTCCAGCCGCCCCGAACGGGCTGCCCGGCCTTGAGGGGCGTCGCCGCCACCGAGGGGGTGAGGGAGGAGGTGACAACGAATTTGAGCGGCGTCGCGGCTGCCCAGTGACGTTGGAGCGCGGTAGGAT GTGGAAGAATATAAGTGCTCTAAAGGGAATTATCAAATCTCCAAAAATATCAGACTTTCAAAGAAAGTTATTTCTGCACTGTTTCAcag AGCCTGTGACTTGA
- the TMEM60 gene encoding transmembrane protein 60 isoform X1, with translation MRMSLAQRVLLTWLFTLLFLIMLVLKLDEKAPWNWFLIFIPVWIFDTILLVMLIVKMAGRCKSGFDPRNGSPNIKKKAWYLVAMLLKLAFCLALCAKLQRFTAMKLAYVFIPLWALLLGGMAELGYNIFYVRRD, from the coding sequence ATGAGAATGTCCCTGGCGCAAAGAGTGCTACTGACATGGCTTTTTACGTTACTCTTCCTGATCATGCTGGTCCTCAAGTTGGATGAGAAAGCACCCTGGAACTGGTTCCTCATTTTTATTCCAGTCTGGATATTTGATACGATCCTCCTGGTGATGTTAATTGTAAAAATGGCTGGACGTTGCAAGTCTGGTTTCGACCCTCGCAATGGCTCCCCCAACATCAAGAAAAAAGCCTGGTATCTGGTTGCAATGCTGCTGAAGCTCGCTTTCTGCCTCGCCCTCTGCGCTAAACTGCAGCGGTTCACTGCCATGAAACTGGCCTATGTCTTTATCCCTTTGTGGGCCTTGCTTCTCGGGGGCATGGCTGAACTCGGATACAACATCTTCTATGTGCGCAGAGACTGA